In the Streptomyces fradiae ATCC 10745 = DSM 40063 genome, one interval contains:
- a CDS encoding Na+/H+ antiporter yields MDQLALLFVLMLGAVLSVPLGDRLRLPAPVLMTLLGAVLALLPFVPDVDVPPELILPLVLPPLLYATVQRTSWRQFTVNVRPILLLAVALVLVTTAAVAAVAHTVVPGLPVAAAVALGALVAPPDPVAATAVAGSVGLPRRLVSILEGEGLFNDVTAIVVYHVAVGAVVAGAFSWPGAGVELLLSAVVAVATGLVLGKAGGRLAVALDDPTLRTGLSLLLPFAAYALAEELHGSGVLAVLVTALAVSGYTLDADDVTGRLTGRTFWEIVDTLVTGVAFGLVGLELSAVVRLAEGREARMLGWGALVAATVVGVRLLWLLPATWLAKRLHRPGSSSSAEEIPMSWRETVVMWWSGMRGVASVALALAIPLTTDAGEGFPGRDEILFLAFCVIMATLVVQGLTLPWLVGRLGVRADSDAERRLERRLALRATSAARRRLDELRSTEELPDDLVERMRRLAFDLGARISPDMLDEERRAAYEQRARRMATAHRVQEEMLSAARHEVLAARAEPGADPEVVDRVLHQLDIRSLR; encoded by the coding sequence GTGGACCAGTTGGCCCTGCTGTTCGTGCTGATGCTGGGCGCCGTGCTCTCCGTGCCGCTCGGCGACCGGCTGCGGCTGCCCGCGCCGGTGCTGATGACGCTCCTCGGCGCGGTCCTGGCGCTGCTGCCGTTCGTACCGGACGTCGACGTCCCGCCCGAGCTGATCCTGCCGCTGGTGCTGCCGCCGTTGCTGTACGCGACCGTGCAGCGGACCTCCTGGCGGCAGTTCACCGTGAACGTCCGGCCCATCCTGCTGCTCGCGGTCGCGCTGGTGCTGGTGACGACGGCCGCCGTCGCCGCCGTCGCGCACACGGTCGTCCCCGGCCTGCCGGTCGCCGCCGCCGTCGCGCTGGGCGCGCTCGTCGCCCCGCCCGACCCGGTGGCAGCGACCGCCGTCGCCGGGTCCGTGGGCCTGCCGCGCCGCCTGGTCTCCATCCTGGAGGGCGAGGGGCTGTTCAACGACGTGACGGCCATCGTCGTCTACCACGTGGCGGTCGGCGCCGTCGTCGCCGGGGCGTTCTCGTGGCCGGGCGCCGGGGTCGAGCTGCTGCTGTCGGCCGTGGTCGCCGTCGCCACCGGTCTGGTCCTGGGGAAGGCGGGCGGCAGGCTCGCGGTGGCGCTGGACGACCCGACGCTGCGGACGGGGCTGTCGCTGCTGCTGCCGTTCGCCGCGTACGCCCTCGCCGAGGAACTGCACGGCTCGGGGGTCCTCGCCGTCCTCGTCACGGCGCTCGCCGTGTCCGGGTACACCCTGGACGCGGACGACGTGACGGGGCGGCTGACGGGCCGCACCTTCTGGGAGATCGTCGACACCCTGGTCACGGGTGTCGCCTTCGGCCTCGTCGGGCTGGAGCTGAGCGCCGTGGTGCGGCTCGCGGAGGGCCGCGAGGCGCGGATGCTCGGCTGGGGCGCGCTCGTGGCCGCGACCGTCGTCGGGGTGCGGCTGCTGTGGCTGCTGCCCGCCACCTGGCTGGCGAAGCGGCTGCACCGGCCCGGCTCCTCCTCGTCGGCCGAGGAGATCCCGATGAGCTGGCGGGAGACCGTCGTCATGTGGTGGTCGGGCATGCGGGGCGTCGCCTCGGTGGCCCTCGCGCTGGCGATCCCGCTCACCACGGACGCGGGGGAGGGGTTCCCGGGGCGCGACGAGATCCTGTTCCTCGCCTTCTGCGTGATCATGGCGACGCTGGTGGTGCAGGGGCTCACCCTGCCCTGGCTGGTGGGGCGGCTCGGGGTGCGCGCCGACAGCGACGCCGAACGGCGGCTGGAGCGGCGGCTCGCCCTGCGGGCCACGTCCGCCGCGAGACGGCGCCTGGACGAGCTGCGGAGCACCGAGGAGCTGCCCGACGATCTGGTGGAGCGGATGCGGCGGCTGGCCTTCGACCTGGGCGCCCGGATCAGCCCCGACATGCTCGACGAGGAGCGGCGGGCGGCGTACGAGCAGCGGGCGCGGCGGATGGCGACCGCCCACCGGGTGCAGGAGGAGATGCTGTCGGCGGCCCGCCACGAGGTGCTCGCCGCCCGCGCCGAACCGGGTGCCGACCCCGAGGTCGTCGACCGGGTGCTGCACCAGCTGGACATCCGCAGCCTGCGCTGA
- a CDS encoding GNAT family N-acetyltransferase: MSAYTVREAVGEQDRAAAFAVRRQVFVVEQGVPEEIEYDALDATAVHLLAVRSADGAALGTGRLLHGPDAACHTGGDEGVGALGRLAVAQAARGLGVGAALVRAIEEAARARGLKAVDLHAQTHALGFYERLGYEAYGSEFPDAGIPHLAMRRVL, encoded by the coding sequence GTGAGCGCCTACACCGTGCGGGAGGCGGTGGGCGAGCAGGACCGCGCCGCCGCCTTCGCGGTCCGCCGCCAGGTCTTCGTGGTCGAGCAGGGCGTCCCGGAGGAGATCGAGTACGACGCGCTCGACGCGACGGCGGTGCACCTCCTGGCCGTCCGCTCCGCCGACGGCGCGGCCCTGGGCACGGGGCGGCTGCTGCACGGGCCGGACGCCGCCTGCCACACGGGCGGCGACGAGGGCGTGGGCGCGCTCGGCCGGCTCGCCGTGGCACAGGCCGCGCGCGGCCTCGGGGTGGGCGCCGCGCTCGTACGGGCGATCGAGGAGGCGGCGCGGGCGCGCGGCCTCAAGGCCGTGGACCTGCACGCGCAGACCCACGCGCTGGGCTTCTACGAGCGGCTCGGCTACGAGGCGTACGGCTCCGAGTTCCCCGACGCGGGAATACCCCACCTGGCGATGCGCCGCGTCCTCTGA
- a CDS encoding RluA family pseudouridine synthase — protein MSTIPEIRTLPVPDGLEGERVDAAIARMFGFSRTKAAELASAGKVLVDGAVVGKSERVTGGAWLEVEMPGAPAPVQIVAEPVEGMDIIHDDDDIVVIVKPVGVAAHPSPGWTGTTVIGGLAAAGYRISTSGAAERQGIVHRLDVGTSGLMVVAKSERAYTLLKAQFRERVVDKRYHALVQGHPDPMSGTIDAPIGRHPNHDYKWAVTAEGKPSVTHYDLIEAYRAASLLDIKLETGRTHQIRVHMAAHRHPCVGDLTYGADPTLAKRLRLTRQWLHAVRLGFEHPSDGRWVEFESGYPADLQHALDTIAAESA, from the coding sequence GTGAGCACGATTCCCGAGATCCGCACGCTGCCCGTTCCCGACGGCCTGGAGGGCGAGCGCGTCGACGCCGCCATCGCCCGCATGTTCGGGTTCTCCCGCACCAAGGCGGCCGAGCTGGCCTCCGCCGGGAAGGTCCTGGTCGACGGCGCCGTCGTCGGCAAGTCCGAGCGGGTGACGGGCGGCGCCTGGCTCGAGGTCGAGATGCCCGGTGCCCCCGCGCCGGTGCAGATCGTGGCCGAGCCGGTCGAGGGGATGGACATCATCCACGACGACGACGACATCGTCGTGATCGTCAAGCCGGTCGGCGTCGCCGCCCACCCCAGCCCCGGCTGGACGGGCACCACCGTGATCGGCGGCCTCGCCGCCGCCGGGTACCGGATCTCCACCTCGGGCGCCGCCGAGCGCCAGGGCATCGTCCACCGCCTCGACGTGGGCACGTCCGGGCTGATGGTCGTCGCCAAGTCGGAGCGGGCGTACACGCTGCTGAAGGCGCAGTTCCGCGAGCGGGTCGTCGACAAGCGGTACCACGCGCTGGTGCAGGGCCACCCGGACCCGATGAGCGGCACCATCGACGCGCCCATCGGCCGCCACCCGAACCACGACTACAAGTGGGCGGTCACCGCCGAGGGCAAGCCCTCCGTCACGCACTACGACCTGATAGAGGCCTACCGCGCCGCGTCCCTGCTGGACATCAAGCTGGAGACGGGGCGCACGCACCAGATCCGCGTCCACATGGCGGCGCACCGGCACCCGTGCGTCGGCGACCTGACGTACGGCGCGGACCCCACGCTCGCCAAGCGGCTTCGCCTCACCCGCCAGTGGCTGCACGCCGTGCGCCTCGGCTTCGAGCACCCGTCGGACGGCCGGTGGGTCGAGTTCGAGAGCGGCTACCCGGCCGACCTCCAGCACGCGCTGGACACCATCGCGGCGGAGAGCGCGTGA
- the lspA gene encoding signal peptidase II, with product MAEAEHGIGTPDVDDEAGAPAERTRGPRRVAALLAVAIVAYLLDLGSKMLVVAKLEHRDPIVLIEGVLKFEAVRNPGAAFGFGEAFTVVFTVIAAAVIVVIIRLARKLYSAPWAVALGLLLGGALGNLTDRIFRAPGVFEGAVVDFIAPAHFAVFNLADSAIVCGGFLIVILSFKGLDPDGTVHKD from the coding sequence GTGGCAGAGGCGGAGCACGGCATCGGTACGCCGGACGTTGACGACGAGGCCGGGGCGCCCGCCGAGCGGACCAGGGGTCCGCGCAGGGTCGCGGCGCTCCTGGCCGTGGCGATCGTCGCCTACCTGCTGGACCTCGGCAGCAAGATGCTGGTCGTGGCGAAGCTGGAGCACCGCGACCCCATCGTGCTCATCGAGGGCGTGCTGAAGTTCGAGGCCGTACGGAACCCGGGCGCGGCGTTCGGCTTCGGCGAGGCCTTCACCGTGGTGTTCACCGTGATCGCGGCCGCCGTGATCGTGGTGATCATCCGGCTGGCGCGCAAGCTGTACAGCGCGCCGTGGGCGGTCGCCCTCGGCCTGCTGCTCGGCGGCGCGCTGGGCAACCTCACCGACCGGATCTTCCGCGCCCCCGGCGTGTTCGAGGGCGCGGTGGTCGACTTCATCGCGCCGGCGCACTTCGCGGTGTTCAACCTCGCCGACTCGGCGATCGTCTGCGGTGGCTTCCTCATCGTGATCCTGTCCTTCAAGGGGCTCGACCCCGACGGGACCGTCCACAAGGACTGA
- a CDS encoding TraR/DksA family transcriptional regulator, translated as MVAKKTAVGKTASRQERSPRETATTEATAEESVGDAAEPGPGRVPVAGAASGKRASSAPAGEAPVKKAPVRKTAAKKAVAKKAPVKKAPAKKAVAKKSVAKKAAAKKTSEKATAGEKAAKRAPSKKAAEKAPSKKAEAEKAPVKKTAAKKTPAKKAVAKMASGSAPAGRVRSRKAAAPPLAEPGPKELAAGEAATGAAGPEGAGPEREPAGVSEGARAGRAAWAARTGGKTAAARAADAEQTGARTVAAKKTADVTTAADAGGAAVSAAPGLAEAAPGELAVRPGEEPWTPQEVAEARAELEGEVSRLQAELAASEAALSGLMRDSGEGAGHDEADTGTKNITREHEMALAANARATLEQTEHALQRLDAGTYGLCEVCGKPIGKARMQAFPRATLCVEDKQKQERRG; from the coding sequence ATGGTGGCGAAGAAGACCGCCGTCGGGAAGACGGCGTCCCGGCAGGAGCGGTCCCCCCGCGAGACGGCCACCACCGAGGCGACCGCGGAGGAGTCCGTGGGGGATGCAGCGGAGCCCGGCCCCGGCAGGGTGCCGGTCGCCGGGGCGGCCTCCGGGAAGCGGGCGTCGAGCGCGCCCGCCGGCGAGGCGCCGGTCAAGAAGGCCCCGGTCAGGAAGACCGCGGCCAAGAAGGCGGTCGCGAAGAAGGCGCCGGTCAAGAAGGCCCCGGCCAAGAAGGCGGTCGCGAAGAAGTCAGTCGCGAAGAAGGCGGCGGCGAAGAAGACGTCCGAGAAGGCGACGGCCGGGGAGAAGGCGGCGAAGCGGGCCCCGTCGAAGAAGGCGGCCGAGAAGGCCCCGTCGAAGAAGGCGGAGGCCGAGAAGGCCCCGGTCAAGAAGACCGCGGCCAAGAAGACCCCGGCCAAGAAGGCGGTCGCGAAGATGGCGTCCGGGAGCGCCCCGGCCGGGCGGGTCCGGAGCCGGAAGGCGGCGGCACCGCCCCTGGCGGAGCCGGGCCCCAAGGAGCTGGCGGCCGGGGAAGCGGCCACCGGGGCGGCCGGTCCCGAGGGGGCGGGGCCGGAGAGGGAGCCGGCCGGGGTGTCCGAGGGCGCTCGGGCGGGTAGAGCGGCTTGGGCCGCTCGTACGGGTGGGAAGACGGCCGCCGCGCGTGCGGCCGATGCCGAGCAGACAGGAGCCAGAACGGTGGCAGCGAAGAAGACGGCGGACGTGACCACGGCGGCCGACGCGGGCGGGGCCGCCGTTTCCGCGGCCCCCGGGCTCGCCGAGGCCGCGCCCGGGGAGCTCGCCGTGCGGCCGGGCGAGGAACCGTGGACGCCGCAGGAGGTCGCGGAGGCCCGCGCGGAGCTGGAGGGCGAGGTCAGCCGCCTGCAGGCCGAGCTCGCCGCCTCCGAGGCGGCCCTGTCCGGGCTGATGCGGGACTCCGGCGAGGGCGCCGGGCACGACGAGGCCGACACGGGCACCAAGAACATCACGCGCGAGCACGAGATGGCGCTCGCCGCGAACGCCCGCGCGACCCTGGAGCAGACCGAGCACGCGCTCCAGCGGCTGGACGCCGGGACGTACGGGCTGTGCGAGGTCTGCGGGAAGCCCATCGGCAAGGCCCGCATGCAGGCGTTCCCGCGGGCCACCCTGTGCGTGGAGGACAAGCAGAAGCAGGAGCGGCGCGGCTGA
- the ileS gene encoding isoleucine--tRNA ligase, translating to MSQYRQVPAQVDLPALEHAVLDFWRESKVFAKSLEQSEGRPEWVFYEGPPTANGMPGAHHIEARVFKDVFPRFRTMRGYHVARKAGWDCHGLPVELAVEKELGFSGKKDIEAYGIAEFNAKCRESVTRHTDAFAELTTRMGYWVDLDEAYRTMDPEYIESVWWSLKEIFGKGLLVQDHRVAPWCPRCGTGLSDHELAQGYETVVDPSVYVRFPLTSGPLAGEASLVVWTTTPWTLVSNTAVAAHPDVTYAVATDGREKLVVAQPLLEKALGEGWEATGQTFTGAEMERWTYRRPFELVEFPEAAHFVVNAEYVTTEDGTGLVHQAPAFGEDDLKVCRSYGLPVVNPVRPDGTFEEGLPLVGGVFFKKADEALTADLDARGLLFRHIAYEHSYPHCWRCHTALLYYAQPSWYIRTTAVKDRLLEENEATNWFPDSVKHGRFGDWLNNNIDWALSRNRYWGTPLPIWRCEEGHLTCVGSRAELTELTGTDQSDLDPHRPYIDDVVFGCTHEGCALTATRVPEVIDAWYDSGSMPFAQWGYPYKNKELFEKRYPAQFISEAIDQTRGWFYTLMAVGTLVFDKSSYENVVCLGHILAEDGRKMSKHLGNILQPIPLMDQHGADAVRWFMAAGGSPWAARRVGHGTIQEVVRKTLLTYWNTVAFQALYARTAGWAPSAADPAPSERTVLDRWLLSELHALTDQVTQSLEAYDTQRAGKLLSAFVDDLSNWYVRRSRRRFWQGDKAALRTLHEVVETVTRLMAPLTPFITERVWQDLVVPVTPDAPESVHLSTWPEADRAAIDPALSQQMALVRRLVELGRATRAESGVKTRQPLSRALVAAAGFEALSPELRAQITEELNVSSLASLSEVGGSLVDTTAKANFRALGKRFGKGVQDVAKAIAGTDAAGLSLALRAGEATLDVGGETITLTPEEVIITETPREGWSVASDAGATVALDLEITPELRLAGLARDAIRLIQEARKNSGLDVADRIALRWEATDGEVASALEEHSGLIAEEVLATDFARGEGDGAYGEAFTDEALSLTFRLRKA from the coding sequence ATGTCGCAGTACCGCCAGGTACCCGCCCAGGTCGACCTGCCCGCGCTCGAGCACGCCGTGCTCGATTTCTGGCGCGAGAGCAAGGTCTTCGCCAAGAGCCTCGAACAGTCCGAGGGCCGCCCCGAGTGGGTCTTCTACGAGGGCCCGCCCACGGCCAACGGCATGCCGGGCGCCCACCACATCGAGGCCCGCGTCTTCAAGGACGTGTTCCCCCGGTTCCGGACCATGCGCGGCTACCACGTGGCCCGCAAGGCCGGCTGGGACTGCCACGGCCTGCCGGTGGAGCTCGCCGTCGAGAAGGAGCTCGGCTTCTCCGGCAAGAAGGACATCGAGGCGTACGGCATCGCCGAGTTCAACGCCAAGTGCCGCGAGTCCGTCACCCGGCACACCGACGCGTTCGCCGAGCTGACGACCCGCATGGGCTACTGGGTCGACCTGGACGAGGCGTACCGCACGATGGACCCCGAGTACATCGAGTCCGTGTGGTGGTCCCTCAAGGAGATCTTCGGCAAGGGCCTGCTGGTCCAGGACCACCGCGTCGCCCCCTGGTGCCCGCGCTGCGGCACGGGCCTGTCGGACCACGAGCTGGCGCAGGGGTACGAGACGGTCGTCGACCCGTCCGTGTACGTCCGCTTCCCGCTGACCTCCGGGCCCCTCGCGGGCGAGGCGTCCCTCGTCGTCTGGACGACGACGCCGTGGACGCTCGTGTCCAACACGGCGGTCGCCGCGCACCCCGACGTGACGTACGCCGTCGCGACCGACGGCCGGGAGAAGCTGGTCGTCGCCCAGCCGCTGCTGGAGAAGGCCCTCGGCGAGGGCTGGGAGGCCACGGGGCAGACCTTCACCGGCGCGGAGATGGAGCGCTGGACCTACCGGCGCCCCTTCGAGCTGGTGGAGTTCCCCGAGGCCGCGCACTTCGTGGTGAACGCCGAGTACGTCACCACCGAGGACGGCACGGGCCTCGTGCACCAGGCGCCGGCCTTCGGTGAGGACGACCTCAAGGTGTGCCGCTCCTACGGCCTGCCGGTCGTCAACCCGGTCCGCCCCGACGGGACCTTCGAGGAGGGCCTGCCGCTCGTCGGCGGGGTGTTCTTCAAGAAGGCCGACGAGGCGCTCACCGCCGACCTGGACGCGCGCGGCCTGCTGTTCCGGCACATCGCGTACGAGCACAGCTACCCGCACTGCTGGCGCTGCCACACGGCGCTGCTGTACTACGCGCAGCCGTCCTGGTACATCCGCACCACGGCCGTCAAGGACCGGCTGCTGGAGGAGAACGAGGCGACCAACTGGTTCCCCGACTCCGTCAAGCACGGCCGCTTCGGCGACTGGCTGAACAACAACATCGACTGGGCGCTCTCCCGCAACCGCTACTGGGGCACGCCGCTGCCGATCTGGCGCTGCGAGGAGGGCCACCTCACGTGCGTCGGCTCCCGGGCGGAGCTGACCGAGCTGACCGGCACGGACCAGTCGGACCTGGACCCGCACCGCCCGTACATCGACGACGTCGTCTTCGGCTGCACCCACGAGGGGTGCGCGCTCACCGCGACGCGCGTGCCGGAGGTCATCGACGCCTGGTACGACTCGGGTTCCATGCCGTTCGCGCAGTGGGGCTACCCGTACAAGAACAAGGAGCTGTTCGAGAAGCGCTACCCGGCGCAGTTCATCTCCGAGGCCATCGACCAGACCCGCGGCTGGTTCTACACGCTGATGGCGGTCGGCACGCTCGTCTTCGACAAGTCGTCGTACGAGAACGTGGTGTGCCTGGGCCACATCCTGGCCGAGGACGGCCGGAAGATGTCCAAGCACCTGGGCAACATCCTCCAGCCGATCCCGCTGATGGACCAGCACGGAGCGGACGCGGTGCGCTGGTTCATGGCGGCCGGCGGCTCCCCGTGGGCGGCCCGCCGCGTCGGTCACGGCACGATCCAGGAGGTCGTCCGCAAGACGCTCCTCACGTACTGGAACACGGTCGCCTTCCAGGCGCTGTACGCGCGCACGGCGGGCTGGGCGCCGTCCGCCGCCGACCCGGCCCCGTCCGAGCGCACGGTCCTCGACCGGTGGCTGCTGAGCGAACTGCACGCGCTGACCGACCAGGTCACGCAGTCGCTGGAGGCGTACGACACGCAGCGCGCCGGCAAGCTGCTCTCCGCCTTCGTGGACGACCTGTCGAACTGGTACGTGCGCCGCTCGCGGCGCCGGTTCTGGCAGGGCGACAAGGCGGCGCTGCGCACCCTGCACGAGGTGGTCGAGACCGTCACGCGCCTGATGGCCCCGCTGACCCCGTTCATCACCGAGCGGGTCTGGCAGGACCTGGTGGTGCCGGTGACGCCGGACGCCCCCGAGTCGGTGCACCTGTCGACCTGGCCGGAGGCGGACCGGGCGGCGATCGACCCGGCGCTGTCGCAGCAGATGGCGCTCGTCCGGCGGCTGGTGGAGCTGGGCCGCGCCACGCGCGCGGAGTCCGGTGTGAAGACCCGGCAGCCGCTGTCGCGCGCGCTGGTCGCGGCGGCCGGCTTCGAGGCGCTCTCCCCCGAGCTGCGCGCGCAGATCACCGAGGAGCTGAACGTCTCGTCGCTGGCGTCGCTGTCCGAGGTGGGCGGCTCGCTGGTCGACACGACGGCGAAGGCGAACTTCCGCGCGCTGGGCAAGCGGTTCGGCAAGGGCGTGCAGGACGTCGCCAAGGCGATCGCGGGGACGGACGCGGCGGGCCTGTCGCTGGCGCTGCGCGCGGGCGAGGCGACGCTCGACGTCGGCGGCGAGACGATCACGCTCACCCCGGAGGAGGTCATCATCACGGAGACCCCGCGCGAGGGCTGGTCCGTGGCCTCCGACGCGGGAGCGACCGTCGCCCTGGACCTGGAGATCACCCCGGAGCTGCGGCTGGCCGGTCTGGCACGCGACGCGATCCGGCTCATCCAGGAGGCGCGGAAGAACAGCGGCCTGGACGTCGCGGACCGGATCGCCCTGCGCTGGGAGGCGACGGACGGAGAGGTCGCCTCCGCCCTGGAGGAGCACTCGGGGCTCATCGCGGAGGAGGTCCTGGCCACCGACTTCGCCCGCGGCGAGGGCGACGGGGCGTACGGCGAGGCGTTCACCGACGAGGCGCTGTCCCTGACCTTCCGCCTCCGCAAGGCGTAG
- a CDS encoding DivIVA domain-containing protein, whose product MPLTPEDVRNKQFTTVRLREGYDEDEVDAFLDEVEAELTRLLRENEDLRAKLAAATRAAAQSQQQAMRKPPEQQQERPVGPGGPGGPVPAAISGPPVQQQPPQMGPPQLPGGAPQLPAGPSHGGPQGPHGPGPMQGGPMGGPMGGPMGGHGPGMPQQGPGGDSAARVLSLAQQTADQAIAEARSEANKIVGEARSRAEGLERDARAKADALERDAQEKHRVAMGSLESARATLERKVEDLRGFEREYRTRLKSYLESQLRQLESQGDESLAPPRTPSAAPSLPPSPSMASAGANGPSYGGNQPMGGSPSMGGGPSYGGQQQMSPAMTQPMAPVRPQAPQPMQQAPSPMRGFLIDEDDN is encoded by the coding sequence ATGCCGCTGACCCCCGAGGACGTGCGGAACAAGCAGTTCACGACCGTCCGTCTCCGAGAGGGCTACGACGAGGACGAGGTCGATGCCTTTCTCGACGAGGTCGAGGCCGAGCTGACCCGCCTGCTCCGAGAGAACGAGGACCTGCGCGCGAAGCTGGCCGCCGCGACGCGTGCCGCCGCGCAGAGCCAGCAGCAGGCGATGCGCAAACCGCCGGAGCAGCAGCAGGAGCGCCCGGTCGGCCCCGGCGGTCCGGGGGGCCCGGTGCCCGCCGCCATATCCGGTCCGCCGGTCCAGCAGCAGCCCCCGCAGATGGGTCCCCCCCAGCTGCCCGGTGGTGCTCCCCAGCTGCCGGCCGGTCCCAGCCACGGCGGACCGCAGGGTCCGCACGGCCCCGGCCCCATGCAGGGCGGCCCCATGGGCGGCCCGATGGGCGGACCCATGGGTGGTCACGGTCCGGGGATGCCCCAGCAGGGGCCCGGCGGCGACAGCGCTGCGCGCGTTCTGTCGCTGGCCCAGCAGACTGCCGACCAGGCGATCGCGGAGGCCCGCTCCGAGGCCAACAAGATCGTCGGTGAGGCCCGGTCGCGCGCCGAGGGCCTGGAGCGGGACGCCCGCGCCAAGGCCGACGCGCTGGAGCGGGACGCGCAGGAGAAGCACCGCGTCGCGATGGGCTCGCTGGAGTCGGCCCGCGCCACGCTGGAGCGCAAGGTCGAGGACCTGCGCGGCTTCGAGCGCGAGTACCGCACGCGTCTGAAGTCGTACCTGGAGAGCCAGCTGCGTCAGCTGGAGAGCCAGGGCGACGAGTCGCTGGCCCCGCCGCGCACGCCGTCCGCCGCCCCGTCGCTGCCGCCGTCCCCGTCGATGGCGTCGGCCGGTGCGAACGGCCCGTCGTACGGCGGCAACCAGCCGATGGGCGGCTCCCCGTCGATGGGCGGCGGCCCGTCGTACGGCGGCCAGCAGCAGATGTCGCCGGCGATGACCCAGCCGATGGCACCGGTGCGGCCCCAGGCCCCGCAGCCGATGCAGCAGGCGCCGTCGCCGATGCGTGGTTTCCTCATCGACGAGGACGACAACTAA
- a CDS encoding YggT family protein, with amino-acid sequence MGIALQVIYIALMCFLILLIFRLVMQYVFQFARSWQPGKAMVVVLEATYTVTDPPLKLLQRFIPPLRLGGVALDLSFFVLMIIVYILLNIVGTFAMRV; translated from the coding sequence ATGGGTATCGCACTACAGGTGATCTACATCGCGCTGATGTGCTTCCTGATCCTGCTGATCTTCCGGCTGGTCATGCAGTACGTCTTCCAGTTCGCCCGTTCATGGCAACCCGGCAAGGCGATGGTGGTCGTCCTGGAGGCCACCTACACTGTCACCGATCCACCACTGAAGCTTCTGCAGCGGTTCATCCCACCGCTGCGTCTCGGGGGCGTGGCACTCGACCTGTCCTTCTTCGTTCTGATGATCATCGTCTACATCCTGCTCAACATCGTGGGTACCTTCGCGATGAGGGTGTGA
- a CDS encoding cell division protein SepF: MAGAMRKMAVYLGLVEDDGYDGRGFDPDDDFEPELEPEPERDRRHHQPPRQVEREEPVRAPVAQPPAQREPVALPAESGRPARIAPVASITPERPSLEKSAPVIMPKVVSEREPYRITTLHPRTYNEARTIGEHFREGTPVIMNLTEMDDTDAKRLVDFAAGLVFGLHGSIERVTQKVFLLSPANVDVTAEDKARIAEGGFFNQS; the protein is encoded by the coding sequence ATGGCCGGCGCGATGCGCAAGATGGCGGTCTACCTCGGCCTCGTGGAGGACGATGGGTACGACGGGCGGGGCTTCGACCCCGATGACGACTTCGAGCCCGAGCTCGAGCCGGAGCCCGAGCGTGACCGGCGCCACCACCAGCCCCCCCGGCAGGTGGAGCGTGAGGAGCCGGTCCGTGCGCCGGTGGCGCAACCCCCAGCCCAGCGCGAGCCTGTTGCGCTTCCCGCTGAAAGCGGACGACCCGCCCGAATCGCCCCCGTGGCGTCCATCACACCTGAACGCCCGAGCCTGGAGAAGAGCGCACCGGTGATCATGCCCAAGGTCGTGTCCGAGCGGGAGCCCTACCGCATCACGACGCTGCACCCGCGGACCTACAACGAGGCCCGTACCATCGGGGAACACTTCCGCGAGGGCACGCCCGTGATCATGAACCTCACGGAGATGGACGACACGGACGCGAAGCGACTTGTCGACTTCGCGGCCGGTCTCGTCTTCGGGCTGCATGGCAGCATTGAGCGAGTGACGCAGAAGGTGTTCCTGTTGTCGCCTGCTAACGTCGATGTCACGGCGGAGGACAAGGCCCGCATCGCAGAGGGCGGATTCTTCAACCAGAGCTGA
- a CDS encoding YggS family pyridoxal phosphate-dependent enzyme, whose product MTDAEGRRAELAANLARVEERIAAACAAAGRPREDVTLIVVTKTYPAGDVRILHELGVRHVAENRDQDAAPKAAACADLDLTWHFVGQLQTNKVRSVAGYAQVVQSVDRLRLVSALSAAAARTGRELDCLIQVALDADATGRGARGGVAPEGIAELAAAVDDAPGLRLGGLMTVAPLAGPYAGRQRAAFDRLMELSSRLRATRPAATMVSAGMSADLEDAVAAGATHVRIGTAVLGVRPRLG is encoded by the coding sequence ATGACGGACGCGGAGGGCCGCAGGGCCGAACTCGCCGCGAACCTCGCGCGGGTGGAGGAACGTATCGCCGCGGCCTGCGCGGCGGCCGGGCGCCCGCGCGAGGACGTGACTCTCATCGTGGTCACCAAGACCTACCCGGCCGGTGACGTCCGCATCCTCCACGAACTCGGCGTCCGGCATGTCGCGGAGAACCGCGACCAGGACGCCGCACCCAAGGCCGCCGCCTGCGCCGACCTCGATCTGACGTGGCACTTCGTCGGTCAGCTCCAGACCAACAAGGTGCGTTCCGTGGCCGGTTACGCCCAGGTCGTGCAGTCGGTCGACCGGTTGAGGCTGGTCTCCGCCCTCTCGGCCGCCGCCGCCCGCACCGGGCGGGAGCTGGACTGCCTGATCCAGGTGGCGCTCGACGCCGACGCGACCGGGCGGGGCGCGCGCGGGGGCGTCGCGCCCGAGGGGATCGCCGAGTTGGCGGCGGCCGTCGACGACGCGCCCGGACTGCGGCTCGGCGGGCTGATGACGGTCGCGCCGCTGGCCGGGCCGTACGCGGGCCGTCAACGCGCGGCGTTCGACCGGTTGATGGAATTGTCGTCGCGCCTGCGCGCGACCCGCCCGGCTGCGACCATGGTGTCGGCCGGGATGAGCGCGGACCTCGAGGACGCCGTGGCGGCCGGGGCGACACATGTGCGCATCGGTACGGCGGTGCTCGGAGTCCGTCCCCGGCTCGGGTAA